A section of the Pedobacter sp. HDW13 genome encodes:
- a CDS encoding GH92 family glycosyl hydrolase — MKIKLIASVLFCLSAKGLLAQQKDWVQYVNTLQGTNSKHELTRGNTYPTTSLPFGMHTWTPQTGRNGDGWKYQYFKDKIRGFQQAHQCSSWTRDYAVFSLMPVVDELVVDENKRETKFSHNNEIAKPNYYKVKFENDITTEISPSERGAHLRFSYPKGKRSFLVLDGYNRLSGVQIFPKENKITGWVNNGEGFKRGWKSYFVIQFDQPIKSYGTWENKNNTVSADSTAAEGLGKGAFVQFEAGAKVQIKTASSYISLKQAELNLKRELGNDKNLEDTKANAAAVWNKSLGKIEVEGGSKTDMETFYSCFFRASLFSRKFYELNEAGKPYYFSPYDGKVHDGYMFTDTGFWDTFRAQFPLNTLVQSEMHGRYMQALLDAYQQCGWLPSWSFPSEAGSMIGNHAISLLTDAWSKGIRTFDPKKALDAYYHEAMNKGPWGRQMAGMA; from the coding sequence ATGAAAATTAAATTAATCGCATCCGTTCTGTTTTGTCTTTCTGCCAAGGGGTTATTGGCACAGCAAAAAGATTGGGTACAGTACGTAAACACCTTGCAGGGAACCAACTCCAAACACGAGTTAACCCGTGGCAATACCTACCCCACAACCTCATTGCCCTTTGGCATGCACACCTGGACACCCCAAACTGGTAGAAACGGCGATGGCTGGAAATACCAGTATTTTAAAGATAAAATAAGAGGTTTTCAGCAGGCACACCAATGCAGTTCATGGACCAGAGATTATGCCGTATTTTCTTTAATGCCAGTGGTTGATGAGCTGGTAGTTGATGAAAACAAGCGTGAGACAAAATTTAGTCATAACAACGAAATAGCCAAACCGAACTATTATAAGGTAAAGTTCGAAAACGATATTACTACCGAAATTTCGCCTTCAGAGCGTGGGGCGCACCTGCGTTTCAGCTATCCAAAAGGTAAAAGAAGTTTTCTGGTTTTAGATGGTTACAACCGGTTAAGCGGTGTACAGATTTTTCCAAAAGAAAATAAAATTACCGGTTGGGTAAATAACGGCGAAGGGTTTAAAAGGGGTTGGAAAAGCTATTTTGTAATTCAGTTCGATCAGCCCATTAAATCGTACGGAACATGGGAAAACAAAAACAACACGGTTTCTGCCGATTCTACCGCTGCAGAGGGGCTGGGTAAAGGTGCCTTTGTGCAGTTCGAAGCCGGAGCAAAAGTGCAGATTAAAACTGCTTCATCTTATATCAGTTTAAAACAAGCCGAGCTGAATTTAAAAAGAGAACTGGGCAACGATAAAAACCTGGAAGATACCAAAGCAAATGCCGCTGCGGTATGGAATAAATCGCTTGGCAAAATTGAAGTAGAAGGTGGATCGAAAACCGATATGGAAACCTTTTATTCTTGCTTCTTCAGGGCGAGTTTATTTTCGAGAAAGTTTTATGAACTGAACGAAGCAGGTAAACCTTATTATTTTAGTCCTTACGATGGTAAAGTACATGATGGGTACATGTTTACCGATACTGGTTTTTGGGATACTTTCAGGGCACAATTTCCATTAAATACATTGGTTCAGTCCGAAATGCATGGCCGTTATATGCAAGCCCTGCTTGATGCTTATCAGCAATGCGGCTGGCTGCCGTCATGGTCTTTCCCGAGCGAAGCCGGAAGTATGATCGGAAACCACGCCATTTCGTTATTAACCGATGCCTGGTCAAAGGGAATCAGGACCTTCGACCCTAAGAAAGCTTTGGATGCCTATTACCACGAAGCCATGAACAAAGGTCCCTGGGGCCGGCAAATGGCAGGGATGGCGTAA